Below is a window of Acanthochromis polyacanthus isolate Apoly-LR-REF ecotype Palm Island chromosome 18, KAUST_Apoly_ChrSc, whole genome shotgun sequence DNA.
CAAGATAAGAAacggaatttaaaaaaagaaaactgattcCCAGAATTCTGTTCCCAGGCTGCTACTGTGTGAGGCATTAAGAAAAAACCCTCTCAGTCCAAAGCGTGTTCAACAACGAAAGTAACTCAAACCTGCTGCTGTGATTCCGTCTCATAACCATCGAACGTGGATATGAACAGAAGCCACAACCTCAATAGTACAGAAGGTACATTAAATTTACACTGCTCGCAGATCAGCTTTGGAGTCTAATATATTAGAACTGACAGTCATAGACACAAAGCAAAGACCGATGAGGGAAAAGAAGGGGAGGACCTTAACATTTAACTAGTGTTagtctttcttttttcacttGTAAATTTCACAAAGTGCAAATTTTTATGTATATTACATCATAACCAATTTTAGAAATTGTTCATCTTTTATATATAACAATGAAAAATTGTTAATTCCACATACATACCCCCCAGTAAAGCCATAACCAACCCCCCTCCCCACCTACTCCCACCAGCTATCCatctgaatattaaaaaaaggaaTCACTAAATACATGCTGCAATGACGCCCACCACTTTGTTTAAAACTTGACCAAAGCCTCCTTTTGCGGCTCCTTGAATCTCTTACAGTACACTGTTACTGTCAGCGTGCGTTTAtagttaaaatatatatattaatctATCATTAAATAGGATGCCTCTTGCACAGTCTTGCATGCATTGAAGAGCATTTAGGGCAAGCTGTACAAGAAGGAGAGGCGTGTGGACGGACTTGCTCAGGCTGTAGGCTCCGGGCCAGGTCCAGGCACTCTTTCGCCACCTGTAAACGGTGTTTTTGCCCTTTACTCCTTGCAACCGCGTCAGTCCAAAAGATGCTTCTCCAGTGTGTTTCTGTCGAGTGAGCGTTTGTTTATGTCTGTGTGGATAAGGAtgcgtgtgtgtacgtgtggtCCTAAACTCAGTTGCACAAAAGAACTGGAGATCACTGAAGTTTTGTTCCAAGCTTTCGTTGTCTGTTCctagaagacaaaaacaaaaagaagcagtGAGGAATGTAACAAATGCAACTGTCgcacacaaaatgaaaagatcCAGTCACATTTAAAGTGGCAACATTTCAATTAAATCATAGAGATTAATGGATTTGCCACATGAACCTTTCACTCTGGTGAAATTGGTAAACTGTCTTGATGGTACTGAGCTTTAACAGAATGGTGAGACTGCAAAGACGGAGCTATTGTAGCTTATTAGCAACATTTGGTTTCAAACGAAGGTGTGAAGAAACTGCCGTCTAAGGTACAAGTACTTCTTTTgaataaatcaaaaaaagttAACAAGCTTGTCAACAGACGGTAAACAGGCTAGCTATGAAAGCTTTTCACCAGCACTGCAAGCAGGAGTTAAATTAAGATTTGTAACGTCCTTTTCTAGCAGAGTCAGAATTTCCATCCTGAAGGGATTATTGCAATTCTCTTCCTGAAGcttttgcaagttttcagaaatttgctgaatttgtttttgctgaatttttttcagacaaggaaactatattttttggtgtccataaattaagacagcaggagggttaaatcttGCAACAACACAACTGTTGGAAATACTGTATTTAAGCAGAAAGATCCAAAATACTCTTCAATATTCCCTGTCATACACCATACAATCTATAGGAAACAATATttactgaaaataaacacacattgACAGTTCTAACGACGCTGGATTCCTCCTGAGCTTAACCCAATGATTTCACTGTAGAGActgaatctgtgcagcagctcagctatCTGCTTGTAAAAAAGCATTTAGGTTAATAAGGCTGTGTGACAATAATATCTCAGAAGACTGAAATAATCAATCAAGTCACCTGCTGTGCCACGGCTGTAAATTGTGCACTGCTCTTCTTTCTATTTGTGTACTGTATCGATCttgctgctgtgtgatgctACGGCCGTTTActcaaagaaaggaaaagagggaGACTTTCTACAGTCGCCGTGGTGCAGAATCTGAAAGCAGGTCTCGAGAGTTGGATGTGAGTTGATAATGCTGTCATAGCGAAGAAGACGGAGCTCAGCTCCAGTGGGCTCGGGCCCGATTTAACTCCTGCTTCCAAGTATTTATTAAGTCGTCAAGCCTCGAGCACTGCCTTTATCACCAGGACATGAAGGTAAACCTTCTGGTTTGACCAGGCATTAGTGCAGACAGGTGTGGCAGAGTGAATGACAAATCACCACAACAGGGTCTTACCTTGCCTCTGATCTGGTCACTGTATATTCAAACCATAAGATGTTGGGGATCAGGCTTGTGTCTCGCACCAGGAAGTACTCTGATATTGGCCTATGGATTGTTAAAAGCAAATTGAAAGGACAGAACATTAGAGCAACCAGTTTTATCCAATTATTCAGGCTGAGGGTGAGTTGTCCTCCCCTGTGACACAAGAAGGACACAGAAAAATGAGAGCTCTACTTACCACGCTGCTATTTTGGGGAATAATGGTGTCAGCACCTCTTGTGTGAAAAAGAACCAGATTATGCCAATTGTACTACCGGCCACTCCGCCATAGAAAACCTGGCTCCAGCTGTGGTACAACAGGTAGACTctgagaaagacagacagggaAAATAAaaggtaagaaaacaaacaaactgtgctGGGAGTTCTAAATAAAGTGTAACAGCATGTCTATAAAACAGTACTAAATAGTTTGGTAAATTAACCATCACCGTCATTTTGGTGAAACAATTCATCAGTGGTCAGTATATTCCATCTAGGGAAATCCAAGTAATTAATTTACTAGACAAAGTTTGGTCTAAGCAGACACCCAATATTTCTGATCACAAGTCAGATTTTGACTAAGAGATCCCAATCTTTTAGAACTTCAGGACAGTAAAGTTCTTCTGCAGATCCTTCCTAGGCAGGTCATGACATAAAACTAATTCTATCAGACACAAAAAGGGTAAGTCACGCTTTAAAATTCACTCTATGGACGGATGAAATCGGTACCTACTAACACCTTCATTATAATGTTGATGAATTCTTCAATATTCACCTTagattttatgatttatttggAAGATTTAAAGAGGTTAGGTATGGGGCTCAGGGCCTTACCTGCTGTAGGAGACTGATAAGGCCATGCCCAACAGGATAATGGACAGTATGTGCCTCCACAGTAGGTCCACACATCGAGCATTGTTCGTTTGATGCATTCTGAAAGAGAAATCGGCACAAATTCACACAACGGTGTCTACTTCATGTGAAGGTTGAATGACTGTTGAACCAAAAACATTACTGTAATAATTCAATTCACACtctggagaaaaataaaaattatttgatTGTAAACTCAAATTAGCTGGTGTACATCTAAGAATTCCATAGTTGTATTCTTCTACCCTTAAACCTCcccaaacaacaagaaaaaaaaagaaactcacCTTAAATAAAGGAATAGAAAGAAGTAAACAACAAAGAACCAGATAAGCTGGGAATGACTGGAGGGCATCCCATACTCTGAGTACAGGGTTGAGTGAGCCCCTGCAGAAAGACAACAGAGCCTGCTATAAACATTCATTTACAGATTGGAGTTCATCTGACGTTGTATATATTTAGAAGCATTTTGGTTGGGACAGTCACCAAAGTCTCCAAGTAACTGATCGCTCAATTCTTTACTTCATACACACACTAGTCCAAGGCTGAAAGATAGCTCCATGTGAAGAACATTTGCATATTATTTGGATTTGAATTATTCTGAAAGCCACTGGAGCTCTCTTTTGTGTATGTAAACTGTGTGGCTAATGTGTGTTCATCGACACTTCAATAGTGCAGGTTTTCTTTTAATCGACAGGACTTGGAAAAACAGATTTCAATGAGACTATcagataaacacattttagcaATGCTTAATGCATTTAATAACATTATCCTAGCAAGACtgaatttttaggatttttggagcAATTTGCCAACAACTAAATGTAGATGAACTGGTGTTAATATTTAGAATGACtcagacatgtttttaaaagcCTTTGTCTGTTgatctttaaaatgtgttaaataagAAGAATTTTTCACTATTTATTCATCAGAACCCGTTGCTCATGATGTGCAAGCAGTCAGACAGAGTTGACAGAATAGTGACCAGAGATAGAAATAGGTGTAAAGTAATGTCACTGTTGACATCTAGTCACTACATTTATAATCAGctactttaaaatattttcaaagcaaaataaaaagtgtTCTATGATTACAATTTCTTCAATATACTGTTTAGCTGCTTTTTAcaatttgacatcattttgaTCCAACACAACCAGACATGACTGCAGGCGGCAAGAACTTATATTGTACATTTAGGACCATTTCCTTAAACTCTATAGACTTAAAGTAACAACCGTTTCCATTTAGTTACTGCTTCAGCCTCAGTAACAGAGCGGCACTTTTCAAATTGGTAATTTTTAACTAGACCTTAGCTACAGCAATATATACAAAAGACAGATATATCATTGGTCGCAATATGTAAACTGACAGAATGTTCAATAGTTACACATAAACGCATATTAAGAACACAAAGTTTGATTGTATGAAACACCCCAAGCATGCCTCCTCCACGGCTCATAACAGCCGTCCATATTCCCAAGGCGTGCTACTTCATGACCGCCTGTGCCTCTAATTTCATCAGTCTGCAAACCCCTGGAGAAAACTGCGACCAGAGGAGGCCAGTTTCAGTCTAAACACAGC
It encodes the following:
- the dolpp1 gene encoding dolichyldiphosphatase 1 codes for the protein MALEEQCSAPPRWRSISLTHVEFPEDDLTGQALAYISLLPVAILVGFVTLIVFKRELHTISFFGGLILNEGVNWLLKNILREPRPCAGAHSTLYSEYGMPSSHSQLIWFFVVYFFLFLYLRMHQTNNARCVDLLWRHILSIILLGMALSVSYSRVYLLYHSWSQVFYGGVAGSTIGIIWFFFTQEVLTPLFPKIAAWPISEYFLVRDTSLIPNILWFEYTVTRSEARNRQRKLGTKLQ